One Catharus ustulatus isolate bCatUst1 chromosome 2, bCatUst1.pri.v2, whole genome shotgun sequence genomic window carries:
- the HSPA13 gene encoding LOW QUALITY PROTEIN: heat shock 70 kDa protein 13 (The sequence of the model RefSeq protein was modified relative to this genomic sequence to represent the inferred CDS: inserted 3 bases in 3 codons), with the protein MAGQMAVLGSALLTLLLAGYLAQQYLPMPKPRVIGIDLGTTYCSVGVFLPGSGDVKVITDESGHSSIPSVVSFTDSGVHVGYEGLELADANPQNTIYDAKRFIGKVFTXEELQSESSRYPFKIVSNSGLAEFSVTANETFHITPEHIGSQLLLKLKKMAEADLGMTISKAVISVPAEFDERQXNSTVKAANLAGLSVLRVINEPTAAAMAYGLHKADVFNVLVVDLGGGTLDVSLLNKMGGMFVTRAMAGNNKLGGQDFNQRLMVYLYDQLRQMYGSLPTQKEEIHRLRQAVEAVKLNLTVHEAATLRVLLTLPANKLTRELAKSQVKTNSALKDEASQNAEGLKNLGDASKVEDNFVEVVFETEISRKLFEMLNEDLFEKILVPIEQVLQEGHLYKADVDEIVLVGGSTRIPRIREVIRDFFGKEPNTSVDPDXAVVTGVAIQAGILAGSWPLQVSAIEIPNKHLKKTNFN; encoded by the exons ATGGCGGGGCagatggctgtgctgg gctctgctctgctgaccCTGCTCTTAGCTGGCTACCTGGCACAGCAGTATCTGCCCATGCCCAAGCCCAGAGTGATCGGGATCGACCTCGGCACCACCTACTGCTCCGTCGGCGTCTTCCTGCCTGGAAGCGGGGACGTGAAGGTGATCACGGACGAGAGCGggcacagcagcatccccagcgTGGTCTCCTTCACTGACTCTGGGGTGCACGTGGGATATGAAGGGCTGGAACTGGCTGATGCCAATCCTCAGAACACCATCTACGATGCCAAGAGATTCATTGGGAAAGTCTTCA TGGAAGAACTGCAGAGTGAAAGCAGCAGGTATCCCTTTAAG ATTGTCAGCAACAGTGGATTAGCTGAATTTTCTGTGACAGCTAATGAAACCTTTCACATCACTCCAGAGCACATTggctctcagctgctgctgaaactgaagaaaatggCAGAAGCTGACCTTGGCATGACCATTTCCAAGGCAGTCATCTCCGTGCCAGCAGAGTTTGATGAAAGGC CGAATTCTACCGTTAAGGCAGCTAACCTTGCAG GGCTCAGCGTTCTGCGAGTAATCAATgagcccacagctgctgctATGGCTTATGGTCTCCACAAAGCTGATGTGTTTAATGTTCTGGTGGTGGATTTGGGTGGAGGAACTTTGGACGTGTCTCTGTTGAACAAGATGGGAGGGATGTTCGTCACACGAGCCATGGCAG GTAACAACAAACTTGGAGGACAGGATTTCAATCAGAGGTTGATGGTGTATTTATATGATCAGCTCCGTCAAATGTACGGTTCTCTGCCGACACAAAAAGAGGAGATTCACCGCCTCAGGCAGGCCGTGGAAGCTGTTAAATTAAACCTGACTGTCCATGAGGCAGCTACACTGAGGGTGCTGCTGACTCTGCCAGCAAACAAGCTTACAAGAGAACTTGCAAAAAGCCAGGTAAAAACAAACAGTGCACTAAAAGACGAGGCCTCACAGAACGCAGAAGGCCTGAAAAATCTTGGAGACGCTTCCAAAGTAGAGGACAACTTTGTCGAAGTtgtatttgaaacagaaatctCTCGGAAGCTGTTTGAGATGTTAAATGAGGACCTTTTTGAGAAGATTCTTGTGCCCATTGAACAAGTGTTGCAGGAAGGGCACCTGTACAAAGCAGATGTGGATGAAATTGTGTTAGTTGGAGGCTCCACACGGATTCCCAGAATACGTGAAGTTATTCGGGACTTCTTTGGAAAGGAACCCAACACCTCCGTAGATCCCG TGGCAGTTGTGACGGGTGTAGCCATCCAAGCAGGAATTCTTGCAGGGTCCTGGCCTCTCCAAGTCAGTGCTATAGAAATCCCTAACAAGCATTTAAAGAAGACTAATtttaactga